One genomic window of Halobellus limi includes the following:
- a CDS encoding branched-chain amino acid ABC transporter permease, which translates to MNRTGADALTRDRLTTAVVFAALLAVPFLFFDPATTYISRRFIRVMIFAIFAMALNIVFGETDQLILFMGGIAAVGAYTTALTAQYLGISPWITLLLGAFVAGVFGSIVCYVAARRQFTVIVLAIVTFAFQMIISEVLVGLRDITRGSTGFPFNGLQLPAVEQVTGLGSYAIQFYVLLAIFAAVLGVYTWLNRSKYGLAFDAIRQDEFAARATGVDVVRLKVFAGFISTFIIGLVGPFYGQTTGIIIPSLFSFNSVDVLVLIILVLGGLRSRYGPLVGAAVIIYIDNLLGNFGQWRTVAFGLLLTVLFLYFRDGIVPSITSLYDDREGLRKRLGGLRSGD; encoded by the coding sequence ATGAACCGAACTGGCGCAGACGCCCTGACTCGGGACAGACTCACAACCGCCGTCGTGTTCGCCGCACTCCTGGCAGTGCCGTTCCTCTTTTTCGACCCCGCGACGACCTACATCTCGCGGCGCTTCATCCGCGTGATGATCTTCGCCATCTTCGCGATGGCGCTCAACATCGTCTTCGGCGAGACCGATCAGCTGATCCTCTTTATGGGCGGGATCGCGGCGGTCGGCGCGTACACGACCGCGCTGACCGCCCAGTATCTCGGGATCTCGCCGTGGATCACGCTGCTCTTGGGCGCGTTCGTGGCCGGCGTCTTCGGATCGATCGTCTGCTACGTGGCCGCCCGCCGGCAGTTCACGGTGATCGTCCTAGCAATCGTGACGTTCGCCTTCCAGATGATCATCTCCGAGGTGCTCGTCGGGCTTCGCGACATCACCCGCGGCAGCACCGGGTTCCCGTTCAACGGGCTCCAGCTGCCGGCCGTCGAACAGGTGACCGGACTCGGCTCGTACGCGATCCAGTTCTACGTCCTGCTCGCCATCTTCGCCGCGGTGCTCGGCGTGTACACCTGGCTGAACCGCTCGAAGTACGGGCTGGCGTTCGACGCGATCCGCCAGGACGAGTTCGCCGCCCGCGCGACGGGCGTCGACGTCGTCCGGCTGAAGGTGTTCGCCGGGTTCATCAGCACGTTCATCATCGGGCTCGTGGGGCCGTTCTACGGGCAGACGACCGGCATCATCATCCCGTCACTGTTCAGTTTCAACTCCGTGGACGTGCTCGTCCTCATCATCCTGGTGCTGGGCGGCCTCCGGTCGCGGTACGGACCGCTGGTCGGCGCTGCGGTCATCATCTACATCGACAACCTGCTCGGGAACTTCGGGCAGTGGCGGACCGTCGCGTTCGGCCTGCTTCTCACCGTCCTCTTCCTGTACTTCCGAGACGGCATCGTGCCGTCGATCACGTCGCTGTACGACGACAGGGAGGGCCTCCGCAAGCGACTCGGCGGCCTCCGCAGCGGCGACTAG
- a CDS encoding IclR family transcriptional regulator, producing MTDDAPPLKTIQRAFEIMDVLKEQKEVGVAELSRRLDLPKSTVHDYLRTLRSMGYVINENGSYRLGFQLLELGGQVKYRNRLFHVAKPELERLVDKTGELVSINVEERGRFVILHTEFGSESLRLGIYPGLKTPIHTHAGGKVILAHLGEERFREIIDEHGLEARTEHTITDERELESELETIRERGYGIDRNEQVVGMGAVAAPIRVGEEVLGSIGIVCPSDRLRDEEYRERLADEVQKSANIVSVNYQYAP from the coding sequence ATGACCGACGACGCGCCGCCACTAAAAACGATCCAGCGAGCCTTCGAGATAATGGACGTGCTCAAAGAGCAGAAGGAGGTCGGCGTCGCAGAGCTCTCTCGACGCCTCGATCTGCCGAAGAGTACGGTCCACGACTACCTGCGAACCCTGCGTTCGATGGGCTACGTGATCAACGAGAACGGGAGTTACCGGCTGGGATTCCAGCTGCTGGAGTTGGGTGGACAGGTGAAGTACCGGAACCGCCTCTTTCACGTGGCGAAGCCGGAGCTCGAACGGCTGGTGGACAAGACGGGTGAGCTGGTCAGCATCAACGTCGAGGAGCGGGGACGGTTCGTCATACTCCACACCGAGTTCGGCTCCGAGTCGCTCCGACTCGGGATCTACCCCGGGCTCAAGACGCCGATTCACACGCACGCGGGTGGGAAGGTGATACTCGCACACCTCGGAGAAGAGAGGTTTCGGGAGATCATCGACGAGCACGGGCTCGAGGCGCGGACGGAGCACACGATCACCGACGAGAGGGAGCTCGAATCGGAGCTCGAGACGATCCGAGAGCGTGGGTACGGCATCGACCGCAACGAACAGGTCGTCGGAATGGGTGCGGTCGCCGCCCCGATCAGGGTCGGCGAGGAGGTGCTCGGGTCCATCGGGATCGTCTGCCCCTCCGACCGCCTCCGCGACGAGGAGTACCGCGAGCGGCTCGCCGACGAGGTCCAGAAGTCGGCCAACATCGTCTCGGTGAACTACCAGTACGCGCCCTAG
- a CDS encoding acyl-CoA synthetase, whose protein sequence is MTETAELENYYFHQKGFETLEEVREWFEWQVPETFNIAEYACERWAETDPDRVALSLSRPDDAHATYTFREVDRKASKFAAYLAAEGVGAGDRIAINGTQCVESLAGHLAAFKLGAVSVPLTVLLGSDGLEYRLSDCDASVFLVDEAAVDALGSVRDRVDSLELVVTYDDFGVDGAVTFAEAIDGRPGRFESEDTAADDEAFIIYTSGTTGQPKGVVHAHRHLLGELPQFLSLQCHRTDDEQVVRTVSEWSWIMSLPGMVLPALFYGLPVVGYAGDQFDPEVEFELIDRLGVTHLNLPPTAVRMMMQIDDPATRYDLTSLQSLTTGGEAADENIIEWVGDTFENAAFIEGYGTTEIGGLVCDDPAVGLDHRLGYFGVPSVGHEVAVLDPETGERIEEPHEIGELAVRYEDDPMLFLEYHNLPEKTAETVQEGWLLSDDLVSVDEDGYFRFHSRSDDVIISSGYRIAPKEIEEVLLTHPAVQHVGVIGIPHETRGEIPKAFVVLTDGYDPSEGLVVELQSHVKDRLAKYEYPREVEFTDEIPTTTTGKVRRQSLRSREGVDEE, encoded by the coding sequence ATGACAGAGACTGCCGAGCTCGAGAACTACTACTTCCACCAGAAGGGGTTCGAGACGCTCGAAGAGGTCCGCGAGTGGTTCGAGTGGCAGGTCCCGGAGACGTTCAACATCGCCGAGTACGCGTGTGAACGGTGGGCCGAAACCGACCCCGATCGCGTCGCGCTCTCTCTCTCCCGACCCGACGACGCCCACGCGACCTACACGTTTCGGGAGGTCGATCGGAAGGCGAGCAAGTTCGCGGCGTACCTCGCGGCGGAGGGGGTCGGCGCCGGTGACCGGATCGCGATAAACGGAACCCAGTGCGTCGAATCGCTCGCCGGTCACCTCGCGGCGTTCAAACTCGGCGCCGTCTCCGTCCCCCTGACTGTCCTCCTCGGATCCGACGGCCTCGAATATCGGCTTTCTGACTGCGATGCCTCCGTGTTCCTCGTCGACGAGGCCGCCGTCGACGCGCTCGGGTCGGTCCGCGACCGGGTCGACTCCCTCGAACTGGTCGTCACCTACGACGACTTCGGCGTCGACGGAGCGGTCACCTTCGCGGAGGCCATCGACGGGCGGCCGGGGCGGTTCGAGAGCGAGGACACCGCGGCCGACGACGAGGCGTTCATCATCTACACCAGCGGGACGACGGGACAGCCGAAGGGCGTCGTCCACGCCCACCGTCACCTCCTCGGCGAGTTGCCGCAGTTCCTCAGCCTCCAGTGTCACCGCACCGACGACGAACAGGTCGTGCGGACGGTGTCCGAGTGGTCCTGGATCATGTCGCTCCCCGGGATGGTCCTGCCGGCGTTGTTCTACGGGCTGCCGGTGGTGGGCTACGCCGGCGACCAGTTCGACCCCGAGGTGGAGTTCGAGCTGATCGACCGACTCGGCGTCACCCACCTCAACCTCCCGCCGACGGCGGTCCGGATGATGATGCAGATCGACGACCCGGCGACGAGATACGACCTCACGAGTCTGCAGTCGCTGACGACCGGCGGCGAAGCCGCCGACGAGAACATCATCGAGTGGGTGGGCGACACCTTCGAGAACGCCGCGTTCATCGAGGGGTACGGAACGACCGAGATCGGGGGGCTCGTCTGCGACGATCCCGCGGTCGGCCTCGATCACCGCCTCGGGTACTTCGGTGTCCCCTCGGTGGGACACGAGGTGGCCGTTCTCGACCCCGAGACGGGAGAGCGGATCGAGGAGCCACACGAGATCGGGGAGCTAGCGGTCAGATACGAGGACGACCCGATGCTGTTCCTCGAGTATCACAACCTGCCCGAGAAGACGGCCGAAACGGTCCAGGAGGGCTGGTTACTCTCGGACGACCTCGTGTCGGTCGACGAGGACGGCTACTTCAGGTTCCACTCCCGCTCGGACGACGTCATCATCAGCTCCGGTTACCGGATCGCGCCCAAGGAGATCGAGGAGGTGCTCCTGACGCACCCGGCGGTCCAGCACGTCGGCGTGATCGGGATACCCCACGAGACGCGCGGCGAGATCCCGAAGGCGTTCGTCGTTCTCACGGACGGGTACGATCCGAGCGAGGGGCTCGTCGTGGAACTGCAGTCTCACGTCAAGGATCGGCTCGCGAAGTACGAGTACCCCCGAGAGGTCGAGTTCACCGACGAGATTCCGACGACGACGACGGGGAAGGTCCGCCGCCAGTCGCTTCGGAGTCGCGAGGGAGTCGACGAGGAGTGA
- a CDS encoding ABC transporter substrate-binding protein gives MPSGNTSGSNRADRRNFLKLTGATVVAGSLAGCGGNGGNGGNGGDSGDGGGDSGGDSGGDSNGATAGDSGGDGGEDIVIGGLQPYTGPYAQTTQEFVDGFNFRLDEINADGGVLGRNLVFEDRDTQLDPAEASTLATELIEADDAVALTGPISSDIGLTVGPIAEQNQVPHVPQFVGSSEFLTRDSRYNFRMGLAPAPTNARAVSQFIQDQGFESVGAIIADYSYGRAWEQSIESVFPDGIDVHMEVAPFGESSFTTYLRSMPDDLDLLITASHPPGVFTIYNQLQGLSDVNPDYVIGRSDAKLSANALGDSVTQGFLAQTQPDPFSDQYAEVAQRFYDQTEGWFGVLNGVGYVVADLFAAAIEDAGEANPTAIADSIRNIELDTLFASPIEYTEWGELQNLVQLMVGFESGSPEYYPDGSVDLTEEFRSEPLPAYDPSSDILSG, from the coding sequence ATGCCATCTGGTAACACCAGTGGGTCGAATCGGGCCGATCGACGAAATTTCCTGAAACTGACCGGTGCGACCGTGGTCGCGGGATCCCTCGCCGGCTGTGGCGGCAATGGCGGCAACGGCGGCAACGGCGGCGACAGCGGGGACGGCGGCGGTGACAGCGGCGGCGACAGCGGCGGTGATAGCAACGGTGCGACAGCAGGCGACAGCGGCGGTGACGGCGGCGAAGACATCGTCATCGGCGGGCTGCAGCCCTACACCGGGCCCTACGCGCAGACGACTCAGGAGTTCGTCGACGGCTTCAACTTCCGGCTCGACGAGATCAACGCCGACGGCGGCGTGCTCGGTCGCAACCTGGTCTTCGAGGACCGGGACACTCAGCTCGATCCCGCGGAGGCGAGTACGCTCGCGACCGAACTCATCGAGGCCGACGACGCCGTCGCCCTCACCGGGCCGATCTCGAGCGACATCGGCCTGACGGTCGGGCCGATCGCCGAGCAGAACCAGGTCCCGCACGTTCCCCAGTTCGTCGGGAGCTCGGAGTTCCTGACGCGGGACTCCCGGTACAACTTCCGGATGGGACTCGCGCCGGCCCCGACGAACGCCAGGGCGGTGAGCCAGTTCATCCAAGATCAGGGGTTCGAGAGCGTCGGCGCCATCATCGCGGACTACTCGTACGGTCGCGCCTGGGAGCAGAGCATCGAGTCGGTCTTCCCGGACGGCATCGACGTGCATATGGAGGTCGCCCCGTTCGGCGAGAGTTCGTTCACGACGTACCTCCGGTCGATGCCCGACGACCTGGATCTGCTCATTACGGCAAGCCACCCGCCGGGCGTGTTCACGATCTACAACCAGTTGCAGGGCCTCAGCGACGTCAACCCCGACTACGTCATCGGGCGGAGCGACGCGAAGCTGTCGGCCAACGCGCTCGGTGATTCGGTCACACAGGGATTCCTCGCGCAGACGCAGCCCGACCCGTTCTCCGATCAGTACGCCGAGGTCGCCCAGCGGTTCTACGACCAGACGGAGGGGTGGTTCGGCGTGCTGAACGGCGTCGGCTACGTCGTCGCCGACCTCTTCGCCGCCGCGATCGAGGACGCCGGCGAGGCGAACCCGACCGCGATCGCCGACTCGATCCGGAACATCGAACTCGACACGCTGTTCGCCTCGCCGATCGAGTACACCGAGTGGGGCGAACTGCAGAACCTCGTCCAGCTGATGGTCGGCTTCGAGTCCGGCTCGCCGGAGTACTACCCCGACGGGAGCGTCGACCTGACCGAGGAGTTCCGCTCGGAGCCGCTCCCGGCGTACGACCCGTCGAGCGACATCCTGTCGGGCTGA
- a CDS encoding ABC transporter ATP-binding protein, translated as MTLIDVDGLDVHYGDLQVLWDVSLSIREDDSIVSIVGPNGAGKTTLLKTLSGVLTPTAGRVEVLGQDVTRVPASDIVERGFVQVSEERNLFGDLSVEANLRMGSFTKRETFERNRDRVFEMFPVLEDRRDKKARTLSGGEQQMLAIGRGLMAEPEVLALDEPSNALAPQLAEQVFETIEEISDDVTVVLVEQHVDRALALADRGYLLENGRIETEGTGAELLESDAIKEGYLRG; from the coding sequence GTGACGCTGATCGACGTCGACGGCCTCGACGTCCACTACGGCGATCTGCAGGTCCTGTGGGACGTCTCGCTTTCGATCCGCGAGGACGATTCGATCGTCTCGATCGTCGGACCGAACGGGGCCGGCAAGACGACGCTTCTGAAGACGCTTTCCGGCGTCCTGACGCCGACCGCCGGCCGCGTCGAGGTGCTCGGCCAAGACGTCACCCGGGTCCCCGCCAGCGACATCGTCGAGCGGGGGTTCGTCCAGGTGTCCGAAGAGCGGAACCTGTTCGGCGACCTCTCCGTCGAGGCCAACCTCCGGATGGGATCGTTCACCAAGCGCGAGACCTTCGAGCGGAACCGCGATAGGGTGTTCGAGATGTTCCCCGTGCTCGAAGACCGGCGGGACAAAAAGGCCCGAACGCTCAGCGGCGGCGAGCAGCAGATGCTCGCGATCGGTCGAGGGCTGATGGCCGAACCGGAGGTGCTGGCGCTCGACGAGCCGTCGAACGCCCTGGCCCCGCAGCTCGCCGAACAGGTCTTCGAGACGATCGAGGAGATCTCCGACGACGTGACCGTCGTCCTGGTCGAACAGCACGTCGACCGGGCGCTCGCGCTCGCCGACCGCGGCTACCTGCTCGAAAACGGCCGCATCGAGACCGAGGGAACCGGCGCGGAACTGCTCGAAAGCGACGCGATCAAAGAAGGGTATCTCCGCGGGTAG
- a CDS encoding 3-hydroxyacyl-CoA dehydrogenase/enoyl-CoA hydratase family protein: MDAEIESVAVLGAGSMGHGIAEVAAIAGYDVVMRDIEEELVEDGYDQIEWSLGKLAEKGQLEEDPEDVLDRVSTTVDLEAAVADADLVIEAAPEDLEIKRDIFADVDAASGPETIMATNTSSLRVTDIAEATEHPEYVCGMHFFNPPVKMDLVEVASGEETDEGVVDAAVEFVESLDKTPIRVRKDVPQFVVNNVLTPLMGEAGFMLDEGDVEIQDVDAAMIFQRGYPMGPFELNDFGGLDIFTHSRDQWDLPVPDSIRSRVENDNLGRKTGKGFYDYEDGEGVNYEPTDGEGVDTLRIEARMINEAARLVGDDVADPEDIDVGMRLGGGLPEGTCRTADKLGLDNVLEKLESLHERTGAERYEPDDYLVELVENGHTGEKAGRGFYDYRDGGPYHYISHELTDDGVLNVVFDREERLNAFSTDMFDEVKRVLESVDDEDVACVVFEGAGDRAFSAGADITGFTTAEPTDLASVDETVQTIYEYPRPTIAKIDGFCLGAGLEITLACDLRYATEGSTLGSPEIDLGLIPGGGGTQRLVRLIGEPRTKEMVYRGMQLSAERAEEWGILNRAVEDDEFEELIDDVTDDLANGPQTALEVAKNVIQEGQNASLDTGLTLESQGFGLLATTDDMLEGVAAFNQDREPDFGGE; this comes from the coding sequence ATGGACGCAGAAATCGAGAGCGTCGCGGTTCTCGGAGCCGGCAGTATGGGCCACGGTATCGCCGAAGTGGCCGCCATCGCCGGCTACGACGTCGTGATGCGCGATATCGAGGAAGAACTCGTCGAAGACGGGTACGACCAGATCGAGTGGAGCCTCGGCAAACTCGCCGAGAAGGGGCAACTCGAGGAGGACCCCGAGGACGTCCTCGACAGGGTTTCGACGACAGTCGATCTGGAGGCCGCCGTCGCCGACGCCGACCTCGTGATCGAGGCCGCACCGGAGGATCTGGAGATCAAGCGAGACATCTTCGCCGACGTGGACGCGGCGTCCGGGCCGGAGACGATTATGGCGACGAACACCTCCAGCCTCCGCGTGACCGACATCGCGGAGGCGACCGAACACCCCGAGTACGTCTGCGGGATGCACTTTTTCAACCCGCCGGTGAAGATGGACCTCGTCGAGGTCGCCTCGGGCGAGGAGACCGACGAGGGGGTCGTCGACGCCGCCGTCGAGTTCGTCGAGTCGCTCGATAAGACGCCGATCAGGGTTCGAAAGGACGTCCCCCAGTTCGTCGTCAACAACGTCCTGACGCCGCTGATGGGCGAGGCGGGCTTTATGCTCGACGAGGGCGACGTCGAGATCCAGGACGTCGACGCCGCGATGATCTTCCAGCGCGGCTATCCGATGGGTCCGTTCGAACTCAACGATTTCGGTGGACTGGACATCTTCACTCACTCCCGCGACCAGTGGGACCTCCCCGTCCCCGACTCGATCCGCTCTCGGGTCGAAAACGACAACCTCGGACGGAAGACGGGCAAGGGCTTCTACGACTACGAGGACGGCGAGGGCGTGAACTACGAGCCGACCGACGGCGAGGGGGTCGACACGCTCCGAATCGAGGCGCGGATGATCAACGAGGCAGCCCGGCTCGTCGGCGACGACGTCGCCGACCCCGAGGACATCGACGTCGGGATGCGCCTCGGCGGCGGCCTCCCCGAGGGGACCTGTCGAACCGCGGACAAGCTCGGCCTCGACAACGTGCTGGAGAAACTGGAATCGCTCCACGAGCGCACGGGCGCGGAGCGCTACGAACCCGACGACTACCTCGTCGAACTCGTCGAGAACGGTCACACCGGCGAGAAGGCGGGACGGGGGTTCTACGACTACCGCGACGGCGGTCCGTACCACTACATCTCCCACGAACTGACCGACGACGGCGTGCTAAACGTGGTCTTCGACCGCGAAGAGCGGCTCAACGCCTTCTCGACGGATATGTTCGACGAGGTCAAGCGCGTCCTCGAATCGGTCGACGACGAGGACGTCGCCTGCGTCGTCTTCGAGGGGGCGGGCGACCGCGCCTTCTCGGCCGGTGCGGACATCACCGGCTTCACCACCGCCGAACCGACCGACCTCGCGAGCGTCGACGAGACCGTCCAGACGATCTACGAGTATCCGCGACCGACGATCGCGAAGATCGACGGCTTCTGTCTGGGTGCGGGCCTCGAAATCACGCTCGCCTGCGACCTCCGCTACGCCACCGAGGGGTCGACGCTGGGCAGCCCCGAGATCGACCTGGGCCTGATCCCCGGCGGCGGCGGCACCCAGCGGCTCGTCCGGCTCATCGGCGAGCCGCGGACGAAGGAGATGGTCTACCGCGGGATGCAACTGTCCGCCGAGCGCGCCGAGGAGTGGGGCATCCTCAACCGCGCGGTCGAGGACGACGAGTTCGAGGAACTGATCGACGACGTCACAGACGACCTCGCGAACGGGCCGCAGACCGCGCTGGAAGTCGCGAAGAACGTGATCCAGGAGGGGCAGAACGCGAGTCTCGACACCGGCCTCACGCTGGAGAGCCAGGGCTTCGGCCTGCTCGCGACGACGGACGATATGCTCGAAGGCGTGGCGGCGTTCAACCAGGACCGCGAACCCGACTTCGGGGGCGAGTGA
- a CDS encoding ABC transporter ATP-binding protein, whose protein sequence is MLTATNVTKRFGGLVAVDDVDFAIGDEEIVGLIGPNGAGKTTLFNTITGVHPPNEGSITFNGEELVGKTPNQVAQLGVARTFQAVRTFNESSVLDNATVGAVFGNDESVSMTEATERAREALAFVGLGGREEEEAGSLTIADRKQLELAKGLAAGPDLILVDEIGAGLTPAEIEEITQTLERARDERGISVFWIEHIMEAIMSVTDRIIVLNRGEKIADGTPEEVRSNEEVTQAYLGEVES, encoded by the coding sequence GTGCTAACCGCCACCAACGTAACCAAGCGATTCGGCGGGCTAGTCGCCGTCGACGACGTCGATTTCGCCATCGGCGACGAGGAGATCGTGGGACTGATCGGACCGAACGGGGCCGGCAAGACGACTCTGTTCAACACCATCACGGGCGTGCACCCCCCGAACGAGGGTTCGATCACGTTCAACGGCGAAGAACTGGTCGGCAAGACCCCGAACCAGGTGGCCCAACTCGGCGTCGCCCGGACCTTTCAGGCGGTCCGGACGTTCAACGAATCGAGCGTCCTCGACAACGCGACGGTGGGCGCGGTGTTCGGAAACGACGAGTCCGTCTCGATGACCGAGGCGACCGAGCGCGCCCGTGAAGCGCTCGCGTTCGTCGGACTGGGCGGCCGCGAGGAGGAAGAGGCCGGGTCGCTGACGATCGCCGACCGGAAGCAACTCGAACTCGCGAAGGGCCTCGCCGCCGGTCCCGACCTCATCCTCGTCGACGAGATCGGCGCGGGGCTCACGCCGGCGGAGATCGAAGAGATCACCCAGACCTTAGAACGCGCCCGCGACGAGCGCGGGATCTCGGTGTTCTGGATCGAACACATCATGGAGGCGATCATGAGCGTCACCGACCGTATCATCGTCCTCAACCGGGGCGAGAAGATCGCCGACGGCACCCCCGAGGAGGTCCGTTCGAACGAGGAGGTCACCCAGGCGTACCTGGGGGAGGTCGAATCGTGA
- a CDS encoding branched-chain amino acid ABC transporter permease, protein MFARGVELLIDGLARGMILSLLGLGITLVFGLGGILNLMLGVFAVIAVIVCSLLLGVVPGLLVAGLGGIVAVALFAFALDRSVLSLVYREEGEDRVLLGIFVTLGLSLLFEGLLFVYLAGSYFLESGVPSVSVGGAGITGSSMAVIVSAGVLFGLIYYFFNHTYLGVATRTVIQDETGAILCGIRPRRVQSIVFVLSAAIAAAGGILYALDAEVTPASAFELTTFAIMVSIVGGVDSIRGTVAAGIVLGIVITVAGALFGSYLSTVTLFAVAIAVLIYKPEQIS, encoded by the coding sequence ATGTTTGCCAGAGGCGTAGAACTGCTTATCGACGGGCTGGCGAGGGGGATGATCCTCTCGCTCCTCGGGTTGGGGATCACGCTCGTCTTCGGGTTGGGGGGCATTCTCAACCTCATGCTCGGCGTTTTCGCGGTCATCGCCGTCATCGTGTGTTCCCTGCTCCTGGGAGTCGTCCCCGGGCTGCTCGTCGCCGGACTCGGCGGGATCGTCGCCGTCGCCCTGTTCGCGTTCGCGTTGGACCGATCGGTACTATCGCTCGTCTACCGGGAAGAAGGCGAAGACCGAGTGCTTCTCGGCATCTTCGTCACGCTCGGGCTGTCGTTACTGTTCGAGGGCCTGCTCTTCGTCTACCTGGCCGGGAGCTACTTCCTCGAGAGCGGCGTCCCGTCGGTGTCGGTCGGCGGCGCTGGAATAACGGGGTCCTCGATGGCGGTTATCGTGTCTGCGGGGGTCCTGTTCGGACTCATTTACTACTTCTTCAACCACACCTACCTCGGGGTTGCAACGCGGACCGTCATCCAGGACGAGACGGGCGCGATCCTCTGCGGCATCCGTCCCCGTCGGGTGCAGTCGATCGTGTTCGTGTTGAGCGCGGCCATCGCCGCGGCGGGGGGCATCCTCTACGCCCTCGACGCCGAGGTGACGCCCGCGAGCGCCTTCGAGTTGACCACGTTCGCGATTATGGTCTCGATCGTCGGCGGCGTCGACAGCATCAGAGGCACCGTCGCCGCGGGCATCGTCCTCGGTATCGTCATCACGGTCGCGGGCGCGCTGTTCGGCTCGTACCTGTCCACAGTGACGCTCTTCGCCGTCGCGATCGCCGTGCTGATCTACAAACCGGAGCAGATATCATGA